From Thamnophis elegans isolate rThaEle1 chromosome 12, rThaEle1.pri, whole genome shotgun sequence, one genomic window encodes:
- the LOC116515563 gene encoding adenosine receptor A1-like: MDIGFMVLETILAMAIITINLLVCATIYLHKELRCITNYLIVSLAVADFGVGALAIPFSMVLSMEYTLYFYTCLFLTCFPLVTTQFSILLLLVIAIHTHLKIKLPNRQVMFLDYTNECLSLGSYPLRVKKSWVMFAVASCWLLSLLIGLSPMMGWNQFQQYGETRNKSRGISFQRAVFVFVIQDKPPKDFLTQAYQDPEALSSSHIPVEHLGRCSFTSIFSPEFLVYFIFLICTLLPLVAMLGIYGDIFRVVRDHFRSQPLWPAKRKEMQMACTLLLLVGVFFICWMPLHMIYCIQLLCPSCEQYESLEHLAVLLSHLNSLANPLVYALRKRNLGLALRSVFLCRVLRWPSMKTCCGPSPKIHPQAEVRKRPS; this comes from the exons ATGGATATTGGTTTTATGGTCCTTGAGACCATCCTGGCCATGGCCATCATCACAATCAACCTGCTAGTGTGTGCCACCATCTACCTGCACAAGGAACTGAGATGCATCACCAACTACCTGATTGTCTCCTTGGCGGTGGCTGACTTTGGCGTGGGCGCTCTAGCCATCCCCTTCTCCATGGTGCTCAGCATGGAGTACACCTTGTATTTCTACACCTGTCTCTTCCTCACTTGCTTCCCACTGGTCACCACCCAGTTCTCCATCCTCCTCTTGCTGGTGATCGCCATCCATACCCACCTGAAGATCAAGCTACCCAACAGGCAAGTCATGTTCTTGGATT ATACTAATGAATGTCTTTCATTGGGCAGCTACCCTCTGCGTGTGAAAAAAAGCTGGGTGATGTTCGCCGTGGCTTCCTGCTGGCTGCTTTCCCTGCTGATCGGCCTCTCCCCTATGATGGGATGGAACCAATTTCAGCAATATGGAGAGACCAGGAACAAGTCGAGGGGGATCAGCTTCCAGAGAGCCGTCTTCGTTTTCGTAATCCAGGACAAACCTCCCAAAGACTTCCTCACTCAAGCCTACCAGGATCCAGAGGCTCTGAGCTCCAGTCACATCCCAGTCGAACATCTGGGCCGCTGTTCGTTTACCTCCATCTTTAGTCCCGAGTTTctggtttatttcattttcttgatCTGCACTTTGCTGCCCCTGGTGGCCATGCTGGGTATTTACGGCGACATCTTCCGCGTCGTCCGTGACCATTTCCGCTCACAGCCGCTTTGGCCGGCCAAGAGGAAGGAAATGCAGATGGCCTGCACCCTTCTTCTCCTGGTGGGTGTCTTCTTCATTTGCTGGATGCCTCTGCATATGATCTACTGCATCCAGCTGCTGTGTCCCAGCTGTGAACAGTACGAGTCTCTGGAACATCTGGCGGTGTTGCTCTCGCACCTGAACTCTTTGGCCAACCCGCTGGTCTATGCTTTGAGGAAGAGAAACTTAGGACTGGCCCTCCGGTCAGTGTTCCTCTGTCGTGTCTTGCGCTGGCCTTCTATGAAGACCTGCTGTGGTCCTAGTCCCAAAATCCATCCTCAGGCGGAAGTGAGAAAGCGCCCTTCTTAA
- the LOC116516014 gene encoding 40S ribosomal protein S19, giving the protein MPGVTVKDVNQQEFVRALAAFLKKSGKLKVPEWVDTVKLAKHKELAPYDENWFYTRAASTARHLYLRGGAGVGSMTKIYGGRQRNGVMPSHFSRGSKSVARRVLQALEGLKMVEKDQDGGRKLTPQGQRDLDRIAGQVAAANKKH; this is encoded by the exons ATGCCTGGAGTAACTGTAAAAGACGTCAACCAGCAGGAGTTTGTACGGGCCCTTGCAGCCTTTCTCAAAAA GTCAGGTAAACTAAAGGTACCTGAATGGGTGGACACAGTCAAACTAGCCAAGCACAAAGAATTGGCTCCATATGATGAAAACTGGTTTTATACCAGAGCTG CATCCACAGCCCGCCATCTTTATCTTCGGGGTGGTGCTGGAGTCGGATCCATGACCAAGATCTATGGGGGGCGCCAGCGCAACGGTGTGATGCCCAGTCACTTCAGCCGGGGTTCCAAAAGTGTTGCCAGGAGGGTGCTCCAGGCTTTGGAAGGGCTCAAAATGGTGGAGAAGGACCAGGATGG GGGTCGCAAGCTTACTCCTCAGGGACAGAGGGACCTGGACAGGATTGCTGGACAG GTGGCAGCTGCGAACAAGAAACATTAA